In Entelurus aequoreus isolate RoL-2023_Sb linkage group LG13, RoL_Eaeq_v1.1, whole genome shotgun sequence, a genomic segment contains:
- the LOC133663345 gene encoding ribosomal RNA processing protein 1 homolog B-like isoform X2, which translates to MIGPYMWVFFVPTPFTKCREVSDDVTSFDGATHVGRAPERRHTRELDNMAAVQALEIQLAQKLASNEKPIRTKALKKLRKYINVRSQKATDGFTSEELLKLWKGLFYCLWMQDKPLLQEVLSNSVSSLIHSFHDVNGQFLYVESFFKTFKREWTGIDRLRMDKFFQLVRFMFRQTFEMLKKTNWESSVVERFLQLLTTELLLSSSNAPTGLQLHVLDLYLTELAAVGSAELTSDQNLIFIKPFCKTAAKTKNRTLFQAICNSIFSTIIDQAPFAIEDLMKEIKATESSDSGQSSEGEEAVECKDLPKLMNGRKSCHDDGDIDPQSGDSDTELYDDDEAAPVLQFDYAALADKLLEMSSHSHTHSYNRQRLYKIIKVLRDLSEGIFPQDEYPEEVSTDEDDDMFASRKKMKKRRRIEMESGKKASKPKQSVASSKDGMEPTDPVVLKKQKKKKRKACRDECASGDPNAKSTNEEHAEFSTQSKIRLNGSEDEAKMQPFVSALDEADKPNRCIINKDQPKKKKMNKKMKVLEPKVEELAKPQTCTTQGIGTGITEQENSSKPNVVVSVKTDAKLKSQSDTVENLVDCEMSENSMLNEAQSQPINPARRKKKGLKAEKVKDDDGHSQLSTIQTKSIPCEDSKDDGTGMTDTTASAKKNKRKKLVDKTPIYESATKAELAAVREEAKTNKQEPILQKTDHTPEEKTPELLHSTSQSPTDGSPSSSKKKRQRRRNKSTTAVQAKKEVGESQLLDVEPMSSDHHVASSLKNTQPSAQVEEVKDETQLLNWHVDEPMVGDEELSFSEKKKKKIPVVFEFEADELEVNNVAKAAAGIKKIKTRQTPTSDSKKVTFHLKNNKTAEFKKNDRSLLLSPEGSSKVPFDPKQKPKFGVLKASPKPLSASIKKTAKINRKRALSAPNSAPKKRRPSAADFF; encoded by the exons ATGATTGGTCCATACATGTGGGTTTTCTTTGTCCCCACCCCCTTCACGAAATGTCGAGAAGTCAGCGACGACGTGACGTCATTCGACGGCGCCACACACGTGGGACGAGCTCCTGAGCGACGCCACACACGCGAGCTGGACAACATGGCAGCAGTGCAGGCTCTCGAGATTCAGCTGGCGCAAAAGTTAGCGTCTAACGAAAAGCCCATCCGAACTAAAGCTTTAAAGAAGCTGAGGAAATATATCAACGTCAGGTCACAGAAGGCGACAG ATGGGTTTACGAGTGAAGAGCTGCTGAAGCTATGGAAGGGTCTGTTCTACTGTTTGTGGATGCAGGACAAACCCCTTTTACAG GAGGTGCTTTCAAACTCTGTCTCCAGTCTGATCCACAGCTTTCATGATGTTAATGGAC AGTTCTTGTATGTGGAGAGCTTTTTTAAGACCTTCAAAAGAGAGTGGACCGGCATTGACAGGCTGCGAATGGACAAGTTTTTCCAG CTCGTCCGCTTCATGTTTCGGCAAACCTTTGAGATGCTCAAGAAAACAAACTGGGAGTCCAG TGTGGTTGAGAGATTTCTACAACTGTTGACAACAGAACTCCTCCTCAGTAGCAGCAACGCGCCTACTGGTCTGCAGTTACATGTCCTCGACCTGTATTTAACTGAACTAGCAGCTGTGGGCTCAGCAGAG CTCACTTCTGACCAGAACCTGATATTCATAAAGCCATTCTGCAAAACAGCAGCCAAAACCAAGAA CCGGACACTTTTCCAGGCCATCTGCAACAGCATCTTCAGTACAATCATCGACCAGGCTCCTTTTGCCATTGAAGACCTGATGAAGGAGATAAAAGCAACTGAATCCTCTGACTCAGGCCAGTCCTCTGAAGGGGAAGAGGCGGTGGAGTGCAAAGACCTGCCGAAGTTAATGAATG GTCGGAAATCATGCCATGATGATGGCGATATTGACCCACAGTCAGGTGACTCAGACACAGAACTATACGATGATGACGAAGCTGCACCAGTTTTACAG TTTGACTATGCAGCTCTTGCTGACAAGCTGCTGGAGATGTCAAGCCACAGCCACACACACAGCTACAACAGACAGAGACTCTACAAAATCATCAAAGT GCTGCGGGATCTCAGCGAAG GCATCTTTCCCCAGGATGAATATCCAGAAGAAGTCTCCACAGATGAAGATGATGACATGTTTGCCAGCAGAAAGAAGATGAAGAAAAGGCGACGTATTGAAATGGAATCAG GAAAGAAAGCCTCTAAACCCAAGCAAAGCGTGGCCTCAAGTAAAGATGGCATGGAACCGACAGACCCTGTTGTTTTAAAAaagcaaaagaagaaaaaaaggaaggcGTGTCGTGATGAATGTGCAAGCGGTGATCCAAACGCCAAAAGCACCAATGAGGAGCATGCTGAATTTTCAACTCAAAGTAAGATTAGATTAAATGGGTCTGAAGATGAAGCAAAGATGCAGCCATTTGTTTCTGCCTTGGATGAAGCAGACAAACCAAATCGTTGCATAATCAACAAGGATcagccaaaaaagaaaaagatgaaCAAAAAGATGAAAGTACTGGAGCCGAAAGTGGAAGAGCTAGCAAAGCCTCAGACTTGCACTACTCAGGGCATTGGCACAGGAATAACCGAGCAAGAGAACTCATCCAAACCCAATGTTGTGGTCTCTGTGAAGACAGACGCAAAGTTAAAATCACAAAGTGACACAGTGGAAAATCTAGTAGACTGTGAGATGTCAGAAAACTCAATGTTGAATGAAGCTCAATCACAGCCTATAAATCCTGCCAGGAGGAAAAAGAAGGGCCTGAAAGCTGAGAAAGTCAAAGACGATGATGGTCATTCACAGCTAAGCACAATACAGACTAAATCTATACCATGTGAAGATTCGAAAGATGATGGCACAGGCATGACTGACACTACTGCCTCGGCTAAGAAGAATAAGAGAAAGAAACTTGTGGATAAAACTCCAATTTATGAATCTGCTACAAAGGCAGAGCTTGCAGCAGTGAGAGAGGAGGCAAAGACAAACAAGCAGGAACCAATTCTGCAGAAAACAGATCATACACCTGAGGAAAAGACCCCTGAACTTTTACATTCTACAAGTCAAAGTCCTACCGATGGAAGTCCCTCATcttcaaagaaaaaaagacaaaggAGGCGAAATAAATCTACAACTGCTGTTCAAGCCAAAAAGGAGGTTGGCGAGTCTCAGTTATTGGATGTTGAACCGATGTCCTCTGATCATCACGTTGCAAGTTCTCTGAAGAACACCCAACCATCAGCCCAGGTGGAGGAAGTCAAAGATGAAACTCAGCTATTGAATTGGCATGTAGATGAGCCCATGGTTGGTGATGAGGAATTATCTTTCtctgagaagaagaaaaagaagatacCTGTGGTGTTTGAGTTTGAGGCGGATGAGCTCGAGGTCAACAACGTTGCAAAAGCAGCAGCTGGTATCAAGAAGATTAAG ACGAGGCAAACTCCCACATCAGATTCCAAGAAGGTGACCTTCCacttaaagaataataaaacagcAG
- the LOC133663345 gene encoding ribosomal RNA processing protein 1 homolog B-like isoform X1, whose translation MIGPYMWVFFVPTPFTKCREVSDDVTSFDGATHVGRAPERRHTRELDNMAAVQALEIQLAQKLASNEKPIRTKALKKLRKYINVRSQKATDGFTSEELLKLWKGLFYCLWMQDKPLLQEVLSNSVSSLIHSFHDVNGQFLYVESFFKTFKREWTGIDRLRMDKFFQLVRFMFRQTFEMLKKTNWESSVVERFLQLLTTELLLSSSNAPTGLQLHVLDLYLTELAAVGSAELTSDQNLIFIKPFCKTAAKTKNRTLFQAICNSIFSTIIDQAPFAIEDLMKEIKATESSDSGQSSEGEEAVECKDLPKLMNGRKSCHDDGDIDPQSGDSDTELYDDDEAAPVLQFDYAALADKLLEMSSHSHTHSYNRQRLYKIIKVLRDLSEGIFPQDEYPEEVSTDEDDDMFASRKKMKKRRRIEMESGKKASKPKQSVASSKDGMEPTDPVVLKKQKKKKRKACRDECASGDPNAKSTNEEHAEFSTQSKIRLNGSEDEAKMQPFVSALDEADKPNRCIINKDQPKKKKMNKKMKVLEPKVEELAKPQTCTTQGIGTGITEQENSSKPNVVVSVKTDAKLKSQSDTVENLVDCEMSENSMLNEAQSQPINPARRKKKGLKAEKVKDDDGHSQLSTIQTKSIPCEDSKDDGTGMTDTTASAKKNKRKKLVDKTPIYESATKAELAAVREEAKTNKQEPILQKTDHTPEEKTPELLHSTSQSPTDGSPSSSKKKRQRRRNKSTTAVQAKKEVGESQLLDVEPMSSDHHVASSLKNTQPSAQVEEVKDETQLLNWHVDEPMVGDEELSFSEKKKKKIPVVFEFEADELEVNNVAKAAAGIKKIKGRDGFSTPQTANKSQKLKVKTSSCDFVTFQANAKAPTPLFYRAKGSPQNTQLGNKTRQTPTSDSKKVTFHLKNNKTAEFKKNDRSLLLSPEGSSKVPFDPKQKPKFGVLKASPKPLSASIKKTAKINRKRALSAPNSAPKKRRPSAADFF comes from the exons ATGATTGGTCCATACATGTGGGTTTTCTTTGTCCCCACCCCCTTCACGAAATGTCGAGAAGTCAGCGACGACGTGACGTCATTCGACGGCGCCACACACGTGGGACGAGCTCCTGAGCGACGCCACACACGCGAGCTGGACAACATGGCAGCAGTGCAGGCTCTCGAGATTCAGCTGGCGCAAAAGTTAGCGTCTAACGAAAAGCCCATCCGAACTAAAGCTTTAAAGAAGCTGAGGAAATATATCAACGTCAGGTCACAGAAGGCGACAG ATGGGTTTACGAGTGAAGAGCTGCTGAAGCTATGGAAGGGTCTGTTCTACTGTTTGTGGATGCAGGACAAACCCCTTTTACAG GAGGTGCTTTCAAACTCTGTCTCCAGTCTGATCCACAGCTTTCATGATGTTAATGGAC AGTTCTTGTATGTGGAGAGCTTTTTTAAGACCTTCAAAAGAGAGTGGACCGGCATTGACAGGCTGCGAATGGACAAGTTTTTCCAG CTCGTCCGCTTCATGTTTCGGCAAACCTTTGAGATGCTCAAGAAAACAAACTGGGAGTCCAG TGTGGTTGAGAGATTTCTACAACTGTTGACAACAGAACTCCTCCTCAGTAGCAGCAACGCGCCTACTGGTCTGCAGTTACATGTCCTCGACCTGTATTTAACTGAACTAGCAGCTGTGGGCTCAGCAGAG CTCACTTCTGACCAGAACCTGATATTCATAAAGCCATTCTGCAAAACAGCAGCCAAAACCAAGAA CCGGACACTTTTCCAGGCCATCTGCAACAGCATCTTCAGTACAATCATCGACCAGGCTCCTTTTGCCATTGAAGACCTGATGAAGGAGATAAAAGCAACTGAATCCTCTGACTCAGGCCAGTCCTCTGAAGGGGAAGAGGCGGTGGAGTGCAAAGACCTGCCGAAGTTAATGAATG GTCGGAAATCATGCCATGATGATGGCGATATTGACCCACAGTCAGGTGACTCAGACACAGAACTATACGATGATGACGAAGCTGCACCAGTTTTACAG TTTGACTATGCAGCTCTTGCTGACAAGCTGCTGGAGATGTCAAGCCACAGCCACACACACAGCTACAACAGACAGAGACTCTACAAAATCATCAAAGT GCTGCGGGATCTCAGCGAAG GCATCTTTCCCCAGGATGAATATCCAGAAGAAGTCTCCACAGATGAAGATGATGACATGTTTGCCAGCAGAAAGAAGATGAAGAAAAGGCGACGTATTGAAATGGAATCAG GAAAGAAAGCCTCTAAACCCAAGCAAAGCGTGGCCTCAAGTAAAGATGGCATGGAACCGACAGACCCTGTTGTTTTAAAAaagcaaaagaagaaaaaaaggaaggcGTGTCGTGATGAATGTGCAAGCGGTGATCCAAACGCCAAAAGCACCAATGAGGAGCATGCTGAATTTTCAACTCAAAGTAAGATTAGATTAAATGGGTCTGAAGATGAAGCAAAGATGCAGCCATTTGTTTCTGCCTTGGATGAAGCAGACAAACCAAATCGTTGCATAATCAACAAGGATcagccaaaaaagaaaaagatgaaCAAAAAGATGAAAGTACTGGAGCCGAAAGTGGAAGAGCTAGCAAAGCCTCAGACTTGCACTACTCAGGGCATTGGCACAGGAATAACCGAGCAAGAGAACTCATCCAAACCCAATGTTGTGGTCTCTGTGAAGACAGACGCAAAGTTAAAATCACAAAGTGACACAGTGGAAAATCTAGTAGACTGTGAGATGTCAGAAAACTCAATGTTGAATGAAGCTCAATCACAGCCTATAAATCCTGCCAGGAGGAAAAAGAAGGGCCTGAAAGCTGAGAAAGTCAAAGACGATGATGGTCATTCACAGCTAAGCACAATACAGACTAAATCTATACCATGTGAAGATTCGAAAGATGATGGCACAGGCATGACTGACACTACTGCCTCGGCTAAGAAGAATAAGAGAAAGAAACTTGTGGATAAAACTCCAATTTATGAATCTGCTACAAAGGCAGAGCTTGCAGCAGTGAGAGAGGAGGCAAAGACAAACAAGCAGGAACCAATTCTGCAGAAAACAGATCATACACCTGAGGAAAAGACCCCTGAACTTTTACATTCTACAAGTCAAAGTCCTACCGATGGAAGTCCCTCATcttcaaagaaaaaaagacaaaggAGGCGAAATAAATCTACAACTGCTGTTCAAGCCAAAAAGGAGGTTGGCGAGTCTCAGTTATTGGATGTTGAACCGATGTCCTCTGATCATCACGTTGCAAGTTCTCTGAAGAACACCCAACCATCAGCCCAGGTGGAGGAAGTCAAAGATGAAACTCAGCTATTGAATTGGCATGTAGATGAGCCCATGGTTGGTGATGAGGAATTATCTTTCtctgagaagaagaaaaagaagatacCTGTGGTGTTTGAGTTTGAGGCGGATGAGCTCGAGGTCAACAACGTTGCAAAAGCAGCAGCTGGTATCAAGAAGATTAAG GGAAGGGATGGTTTCTCCACACCTCAGACGGCTAATAAGTCCCAGAAGTTAAAGGTGAAGACCTCATCATGTGACTTTGTCACATTTCAGGCCAATGCCAAAGCTCCGACACCACTCTTCTACAGAGCTAAAGGAAGCCCCCAAAACACACAACTTGGCAATAAG ACGAGGCAAACTCCCACATCAGATTCCAAGAAGGTGACCTTCCacttaaagaataataaaacagcAG